In Promicromonospora sp. Populi, one genomic interval encodes:
- the dapC gene encoding succinyldiaminopimelate transaminase: MGLQDLSDLPYPWDSIAGITATAKAHPRGLVDLSMGTPVDPTPNVVRHALEAASNAPGYPMTAGTPALRQAVADWFARRRGVPGLDPAAVLPTIGSKELVGLLPSLLHLGPGDVVVLPAVAYPTYLAGIRAAGATPLATDDVADWAGRDDVKTVWVNSPGNPTGRVLGVEALREVVDAARALGAVVVSDECYAELAWEAPWADAGVPSILDARVCGGSHEGLLAAYSLSKQSSIAGYRAAFLAGDRALIADLTQTRKHLGLIVPAPVQAAMTAALSDDEHVAAQRATYGARRHALAAAVGAAGLVVDESGAGLYLWVAAPDGRSGAQVAEWFAERGILTAPGHLYGDDRHTRVALTATDAQIADCVARLTEA, from the coding sequence GTGGGCCTGCAAGATCTGTCCGACCTGCCCTACCCCTGGGACTCGATAGCGGGTATCACCGCTACCGCGAAGGCCCACCCGCGTGGCCTGGTCGACCTCTCCATGGGCACCCCCGTGGACCCGACGCCCAACGTCGTGCGGCACGCGCTCGAAGCGGCGTCGAACGCACCCGGGTATCCCATGACGGCCGGCACGCCCGCGCTGCGTCAGGCCGTCGCCGACTGGTTCGCCCGCCGCCGGGGTGTGCCGGGACTTGATCCCGCGGCCGTGCTGCCGACCATCGGCTCCAAGGAGCTTGTCGGCCTGTTGCCCTCGCTGCTGCACCTGGGCCCCGGGGACGTAGTGGTGCTCCCGGCCGTCGCCTACCCGACGTACCTGGCGGGCATCCGCGCGGCCGGTGCCACACCGCTGGCGACGGACGACGTAGCCGACTGGGCCGGCCGGGACGACGTGAAGACGGTCTGGGTCAACTCGCCCGGAAACCCGACGGGCCGCGTCCTGGGGGTCGAGGCGCTGCGCGAGGTGGTCGACGCCGCGCGGGCGCTCGGCGCCGTCGTCGTCTCCGACGAGTGCTACGCGGAGCTGGCGTGGGAGGCCCCGTGGGCCGACGCCGGAGTCCCGTCGATCCTCGACGCGCGCGTGTGCGGGGGCTCGCACGAGGGCCTGCTCGCGGCGTACTCGCTGTCCAAGCAGTCCAGCATCGCGGGTTACCGGGCGGCCTTCCTGGCGGGGGATCGCGCCCTGATCGCCGACCTCACCCAGACCCGCAAGCACCTCGGCCTGATCGTGCCCGCACCGGTGCAGGCCGCGATGACGGCGGCCCTGTCCGATGACGAGCACGTCGCCGCCCAGCGGGCGACCTACGGCGCCAGGCGCCATGCGCTGGCCGCCGCGGTCGGCGCGGCCGGGCTCGTCGTGGACGAGTCTGGCGCCGGCCTGTACCTGTGGGTGGCGGCGCCCGACGGCCGCTCCGGAGCGCAGGTCGCCGAGTGGTTCGCGGAGCGCGGGATCCTGACCGCTCCCGGGCACCTGTACGGCGACGACCGGCACACGCGCGTGGCGCTGACCGCCACTGATGCGCAGATTGCCGACTGTGTGGCACGCCTCACAGAGGCTTGA
- a CDS encoding citrate synthase, whose amino-acid sequence MTSTPVDGLSQVELAVNGTSHTLPVVAASEGNDGIVVTSLLKDTGLVTVDPGFMNTASCESSITYIDGDAGILRYRGYPIDQLASGAGFLEVAYLLIYGELPSAAELDSFTERVNRHTLVHEDFRTFMGTFPRNAHPMAVLASAVNALGTFYPESLDPADDEQVDLATVLLLAKTRTITSYLHRRRVGEPLLYPDYSRGYVEDFLRMTFATPYEAYEADPVIVDALEKLLVLHADHEQNCSTSTVRVVGSSNATLYASVAAGVNALSGPAHGGANEAVLTMLEKIQSGGETVATFMDKVKNKQDGVRLMGFGHRVYKSYDPRAAIVKKSADEVLDKLGVKDPLLDIARGLEEIALSDDYFVERKLYPNVDFYTGLIYKAMGFEPAMFTPLFALGRMPGWIAQWREMIKDPQTKIGRPRQLYIGATERAYAPATQR is encoded by the coding sequence ATGACCTCCACACCGGTGGACGGCTTGAGCCAAGTCGAGCTCGCCGTCAACGGAACCTCTCACACCCTGCCTGTCGTCGCCGCCAGCGAGGGTAACGACGGCATAGTCGTGACGTCGCTGCTCAAGGACACCGGCCTGGTCACGGTCGATCCGGGCTTCATGAACACGGCCTCGTGCGAGTCGTCGATCACGTACATCGACGGTGACGCCGGCATCCTGCGCTACCGCGGGTATCCGATCGACCAGCTGGCCTCGGGTGCGGGTTTCCTCGAGGTGGCGTACCTGCTCATCTACGGCGAGCTGCCGAGCGCCGCGGAGCTGGACTCGTTCACCGAGCGGGTCAACCGCCACACCCTGGTGCACGAGGACTTCCGCACGTTCATGGGCACCTTCCCCCGGAACGCGCACCCGATGGCCGTGCTCGCGTCCGCCGTGAACGCGCTGGGCACGTTCTACCCGGAGTCGCTCGACCCGGCCGACGACGAGCAGGTCGACCTGGCCACCGTGCTCCTGCTCGCCAAGACGCGCACCATCACGTCCTACCTGCACCGGCGCCGAGTGGGCGAGCCGCTGCTGTACCCGGACTACTCGCGCGGCTACGTCGAGGACTTCCTGCGCATGACGTTTGCAACGCCGTACGAGGCCTACGAGGCCGACCCGGTGATCGTGGACGCCCTGGAGAAGCTGCTGGTGCTGCACGCGGACCACGAGCAGAACTGCTCCACGTCCACGGTGCGCGTCGTCGGCTCGTCCAACGCGACCCTGTACGCGTCGGTCGCCGCGGGCGTGAACGCCCTGTCTGGCCCCGCGCACGGCGGCGCCAACGAGGCCGTGCTGACCATGCTGGAGAAGATCCAGTCGGGCGGCGAGACCGTCGCGACCTTTATGGACAAGGTCAAGAACAAGCAGGACGGCGTGCGGCTGATGGGCTTCGGCCACCGCGTGTACAAGTCCTACGACCCGCGCGCCGCGATCGTGAAGAAGTCCGCCGACGAGGTGCTCGACAAGCTCGGCGTCAAGGACCCGCTGCTCGACATCGCGCGCGGCCTGGAGGAGATCGCCCTCTCGGACGACTACTTCGTGGAGCGCAAGCTCTACCCGAACGTCGACTTCTACACGGGCCTCATCTACAAGGCCATGGGCTTCGAGCCCGCGATGTTCACGCCGCTGTTCGCGCTGGGCCGCATGCCCGGCTGGATCGCCCAGTGGCGCGAGATGATCAAGGACCCGCAGACGAAGATCGGCCGCCCGCGCCAGCTGTACATCGGCGCGACCGAGCGCGCGTACGCCCCGGCGACGCAGCGCTAG